A section of the Methanoregula formicica SMSP genome encodes:
- a CDS encoding adenosylhomocysteinase — protein sequence MSSGTLKIEWAGQYMPVLAAIRKQFVKERPFEGMTIGMALHVEAKTANLVSTLAAGGAEVHITGCNPLSTQDDVAEALGKVKNVNCYAKRSCTVDEYYAAINDVLDAKPVITIDDGMDLIHYIHTKRRDLLKKVIGGCEETTTGIHRLKAMAAEGKLEFPVVAVNDTPMKHFFDNVHGTGESVLSSIMITTNTLIAGKYFVVAGYGYCGRGLARKAHGLGAKVIVTEIDPRRALEAHMDGFMVMTMEDAAVIGDIFVTTTGNCAVIAKKHFAKLKDGAILANAGHFNVEIDLEYLHKNAAKIIRRDGIETFVLGKKSVHVLAEGRLVNLATPKGMGHPIEVMDLSFALQALCTLHIAKNGKKMKGGVYDVPNEIDEQVANLKLASLGLSIDSLSKEQKKYSCSWDIGT from the coding sequence ATGAGTTCCGGAACGCTGAAGATTGAATGGGCAGGACAGTACATGCCCGTACTTGCTGCCATCAGGAAACAGTTTGTCAAAGAGAGACCGTTCGAGGGCATGACGATCGGCATGGCGCTCCATGTCGAGGCCAAGACCGCGAACCTGGTATCGACCCTCGCCGCAGGTGGTGCAGAGGTGCATATCACCGGCTGCAACCCGCTCTCAACGCAGGATGATGTTGCCGAGGCTCTCGGGAAAGTAAAAAATGTCAACTGCTACGCGAAGCGGTCCTGCACGGTCGATGAGTATTATGCCGCGATCAATGACGTACTGGATGCAAAGCCGGTCATCACCATCGATGACGGCATGGACCTGATCCACTATATCCACACCAAGCGTCGCGACCTCTTAAAGAAGGTCATCGGGGGCTGCGAAGAGACCACCACGGGTATTCACCGGCTCAAGGCAATGGCCGCCGAGGGCAAGCTGGAGTTTCCCGTGGTTGCGGTCAACGATACCCCCATGAAGCATTTCTTCGACAATGTCCACGGCACCGGGGAGAGTGTTCTCTCGTCGATCATGATCACGACGAACACGCTCATTGCCGGGAAATATTTTGTTGTCGCCGGCTACGGCTACTGCGGCCGCGGGCTTGCGCGGAAGGCACATGGGCTTGGTGCAAAGGTCATCGTCACCGAGATCGACCCCCGGCGGGCACTTGAGGCGCACATGGACGGATTCATGGTCATGACCATGGAGGATGCAGCAGTTATCGGGGACATTTTTGTCACCACTACCGGTAACTGTGCTGTCATTGCAAAGAAGCACTTTGCAAAACTCAAGGATGGCGCGATCCTCGCGAACGCTGGCCATTTCAATGTCGAGATCGACCTCGAATATCTTCACAAGAACGCTGCAAAGATCATCCGTCGCGACGGCATCGAGACGTTCGTCCTCGGGAAGAAATCTGTCCATGTGCTTGCAGAAGGCCGGCTCGTGAACCTCGCCACTCCCAAGGGAATGGGACACCCGATTGAGGTCATGGACCTGAGTTTTGCACTCCAGGCGCTCTGCACGCTCCATATCGCAAAGAACGGGAAGAAGATGAAGGGCGGTGTCTATGATGTCCCCAATGAGATTGATGAGCAGGTTGCAAACCTGAAACTCGCGTCTCTCGGGCTATCGATTGATTCGCTCTCCAAAGAACAGAAGAAATATTCCTGCAGCTGGGATATCGGCACGTAA